The DNA region AGGGTCTCAGTTTCTTAATCTGTCAAATGGGAGAGGTGGGCTGGGGGATCTCAGGTCCTGTTGGCTGAGATGCCAGGGGATCCTACCCTCTGTGTGCTGCTCTAGTCCCAagaggcaaggcggctcctgtcCCAGAGATAACACTTAACATAGAAGGTCTGAACATGAGCCATGCTGGACACAGAGTCCCAAAGCAGCGTCTGATAATCCTTAAGTGGGAGGGCCCAGATAAGGCATCCTGTGTGCGCGAGTGTGAAAGGGACACACGATCGGGAGAGATGCCATTCATGTCTTGTCATCTTCAAGGAGGGAAGGAGGTACCCTGTCCTCAGACCTGTGTACCCCATCCCATGAACATCTGGAAAAACGGTGTTCAagcctttttttgggggggggcgggcagggtgaCACCACTCTTTCTTCCTTGCCCCCATTGTTGACTCAACACTCAAGAGTAAGCGGATGCGTCAGGTATCTGGAGGCTAGAAGGGCTCTCAGATGGCTTATCTGGAGGAAAGGTGATGTCACGATGGTGATGAAAAGAGCAGAGAGGAAACAGCGAGCTGTCAGTCGGAATAAGGTGGAAAGCAAGGTtgccaggcgggggtgggggtgagggtggggcacGAGGGGATGAGAGGCATCCAGACAAACAGCAGGAGTCCTGGTGTCCCAAGGCCTTCTCAGCTGATGAGCTGACTTCTGACTGGTTTTAACAGCCTTTCCCAGAGGGCAGGCTTCCCTTCTCAGGCTAGAAGGCAGCTCAGGCAGCCCTGACACTGGGCAAAGCTGAGCTCTGAGCCTCGGTGCCCTTTAAGTAAAATGGGAGACACTGTCCCTGACCCTAGGCCCTGCCACAAGCAGCAGGCTCACGAAGAAAtaagcagccctggccggtgttgctcagtgcttACAGGGTCATCTCGTGCatcgaagggtctcaggttcgatccctggtcaggctgcgtgcaggaggcagccgatagatgtttctctctctctctctctctttcactccctccctcccttcttcttctctttttagagcagtggttctcaaccttcctaatgccgcggccctttaatacagttcctcatgttgtggtgacccccaaccataaaattattttcgttgctacttcagaactgtaattttgctgctgttatgaaccgtaatgtaaatatctgatatgcaggatgtatttaggcgacccctgtgaaagggtcgtttgacccccaaaggggtcgcgacccacaggttgagaaccgctgctttagactcaacgaaaacaacaacaacatatcctcgggtgaggactaaaacAAGAAGAATTAAGAAGCACATGCATGGGCCTAAACCTGTGGATCCCAGGGCCTCAGCTTTCTAATGGGCCCCACTCTCCTTGGCAATCGCTCACCCTCCTGCAGGGTGGGGTGCAGCAACGGAAGGGGGAGCGGGATCACATTCAGGCGGAGGAGGCCGGCAGCCTGGAGCCCGCCCAGATCCCCGTACCTGGGGCTGATCTCGTTCTTCACGAGGGTGAAGTAAGTGTGCATCTTGTGCCACAGGGTGGGCTTGGGCAGGCTGCCGTTGGTGTGGATGGTGTGAATCTTGGCCATTTCCAAGGCGATCAGCCTATAGCAAAAAGCAGGAAGCGTAGGGTATCAGCCCCTCCTGACCGGAAAGGGGCCCTACGCCGTAGGAGGGGGCTGGCCAGAGGGCAGAGTCTGGGGCTATGACATATCTTTCCAGAGCTCTCTCTACATCTCAGCGGAGGCATGAAAATGAGATTGGCCTTTGGCCTAGCAGGTCCTTTTCCAGAACTAGAGCTGGCCTAGCAGAAGGGCAAAGCAGTGGGCTGTTGGCCACTGGTCAgtgaccctgccccaccccaaggTCATGTACCCACTGAGGACAGAGGGATCACTGTGGATGGGGGCGgtgcctctcctccccccttgGACTCTGACCCTCAGGGGGAAGTGAACGCAGGGCACCAAGGGATCAGGGGTGGTGATGCCAGGCAGGGAGAAATGCCCGCCTCTTATCAGCCTGGCCAAGGTGGGGAGGGACGCAGGcgggcccagggcagccccttCCTCTGTGGCAGGGAGTTGATGCTGGCGGCTGGGTGCCAAGGACGCAAAACAAACCAGCGTTCTATTTTCAAGTTCTCCTGTGGACATTATCCAAGGTcccaggagagaaggaggggcggtggggagaggagaaagcaGCTCAGGGGAAggctgctggcagaggggggaggggggtggagggctgACCGTCAGGGAGGGAGGGCCTTGATAAGGACCCAGCATctgaggcctgggtcccagctgggctcccccaggcctgggccagctCCCCCTctggagccccacccccaccggctGCCAAGCCTCCAACATTCAACCTTCCTTTACCTCTGCCTGTTGCTCCAATAATAATCGAGGAAAGACAACAAAGGCCGTGGCTGTTTGAAACGTTGTTGCCGAGCTGTCCGGGGACACCCCCGCCCCTTGCCAGGTCCTGGGAAGGGGCAGCCATCTCCCAACAGCATAACAGGCCACTCTGGGGGGCTCCTCTGGAGGCCCCCAAGGCTCCCACCTCCGAaagggtggagggggcagggggtgtggcagCAGCTGAGTGGGTGAGAGATGAAGGCTGTGCTTTCAGAGGCCAGAGGCCCTGGAAGAGGAGGGACCCCAGGGCGTGGGCGAGGCGAGAAACAGACCTGagacccaggccttccctccccaAAGGAAGATTCCGAACAGAACGAACAGAGTGTTTCCTTGAATACCAATAGGGGTGCCGTCTGGAATAGCAATGAAAGCTAACCTCAACACGCGGCGTCTATGCTGCAGAGCCTCAACAGGCgcaggttggggggtgggattCAGGGCCACTCGGGGAAGTGGCTCCCAaaggcccccccctccccacccccgcctttcCTCAAGGAAGATAATGGTCTATCCTGGGAAGAGTATCAAGGAAGGGCCACCTCCTACACTCCGCCCAATTTCTGGCTTTCCCCGAATTTTGTCAAGTTCTTCTTATTGAACCTAAATCCATCTTCATCTTCCTGACAAAGGTAATTATGTTCGTGAGAGGATGAGTGACAGCATCAGATGCACAGGGGCGGTGAGACTGGGCGTGGCGAGGACCTGCCAATATCGGAGCTGTTTGCACAAGAGCTGGGAGGAGTTGGTGGGGAAGCAGGACAGGGCTCCTCACCCTCCGCCCTGCTCAGACCTCCCTCTCCAGCCTGGGTGCATGTGGAGCTGCTCAGCAGGGAGCCTGGGATGCCCCTTAAGTGGGTTTGTGTATCCCCCAAACCCAGACGCAAACACACAGCTACAAAATACGACTCAAGGGAATCTGCTGGGGCCTCAGCAGCCCCAGAAGCAGCGTTCAggagccctggggaggagggggagcctcAGATTCCCTCCCTCTAAGTCCCTAGGGGGCCTGACAGGGGTTCCCTGCAAATAGGGCCAGGGACACTAACTTGGGGCAAATGGCAGCAGGCGAGGGAGCAAAGAAGCTGTGTTTGGTCCACTCCCTgggcggggtggcggggggctTTGTTGTTGCCCCTCGGAACTTGGAAGGTTCCTTCCCTGTGGGCGGGACAGGACAGAGCCCAAGGGTCCTGGGCAGACCCCTGTGCCACTGTCCCCAGTGTCACCTGGGAACTCACTCTGGTCTGAGTGCCCTGCACATGGCCATGGCATTGGAGGGAGGACGGTGGATCCTGCCCAacctccctgcccagcacagaGAACAGTGCACCAGGCCCCACAGCCACAGGGTTTGAAGGTCCTATGGTCTAGGCATGGAACAGGACTGGCTCGCTGGGGACCATGGGTTCTGCGGGCCTCTGGAAGCTCAGCAGCTCCCCAAACCTGGATTCCCACCTTGTCAGGACACCTGGAAGGAGCGCGCACTGGGGGAGGGATGGCATCTCTCTGGGCTACTAACACGGCCATTCTCCTAGCACACCTGAGCTCATGGCAGGAGGGGAGGAACAAAACTCCCTGACCCGCTGGGGATTTGGCTCAGATTTCATTTCCAAGGCTGAGATGTTTCCATGGACCAGGAAGAGGATCCCTGCCGCATTTAGGGGACCAGGTGCCTTGTTTGGTCCCACGTTCACCTAAGTTCTCAAGCGCCTCCCTTGAGAACGCCTAGCAGACCCCACTGAAAACCTACACAAAGCTATCGTCCCTCTTTGCATagccatccacacacacacacacacacccgtttTTCATGCAATTTCAGGGAGCTCACAGATCTTATGACTCATTCATGGGCTCCACTCTGCACCATGGAAGCTGGCCAAGGATTCCCCAGCCCAAGGCCTGAGAAAGCGTGGAGATGAACAGGGCCCTGGCACCCTCCTCACCTGAAGAGTCGGGGCTCCCGGATGTGCTCAGGCCCCAGGGCCACGCCCCGCATGTACTCATAGCACAGCCCGTTCTGGAAGGTGCAGTAGAGTTTGGGGGCACAGCCGTGTGCTCGCAGCAGCTGGAAGTTCCTGACCTCGTTCTCCCGGTCCACCAGCAGCTCCGTCCGCTCCCCGTACACCCGGACCAACACACAGTCCCGCATGTCCTCCTCCACATAGCAGGCCACCAGCTTGTTGGTGATGCCGTCGGTGAAGCGCTGGCATGGGGAGAGGGCAGCACAGGGGGCGTGGGATCTCTGCTCTTGCCCCCCGTAGCTGCCCAGCTCCAGCACAACCACACAGAACCCCGTCCTTCACACTCATTTAACATAGAGCTCAACACCCCTCAACGCTTGGGATGGATGAGCGAGTTCAAAAAACGGTGGCAGCTCTGGCTCAGCCCAGGCACTCTGGGCCCACCTCCAGGGATGGGATTTGTGTGGGGAATCTGCACACCACTTGGGGGTTAGaagctcccttctctccctcctcctccatcctggCCCTGAGGGAAACCTCCACTGACCAGGATGTGGCAGAGGATCACCCAGGACGAGTACATCCCCACCCGGCTAACTCTCACCGCCTGTAGGCAGAGGGCGTTCTGCTGTCCCTCCTGCCCATCCAGAGTCTTGAGGTTGGCACCCCGCCCCCGACCCCCAGGCTGTGGTGGTCAGAGCTCCTTAGGGCCTCTGCGTTCCATACCGGAAGAGACCAcggaccctgggctgggagacCAGGTTCCCCAAGGGGGTGACGAGGAGGAATGAACCATGGAATTTACAGGGCACAGTGTCAGTGCTGGAAGGGGCCTTGTAGAGGACCTCTAAACCAATTctaggtggggaaactgaggccctaaGAGGGAGGGACCGGCAGATAGCATGCTAGGCCAGTAGTGGGATTAACTCCGGCCAGCTTGATGCTTTGGCACTCATACTCCAGAGGagatcttttattttgaaatgctaCCTACCCACCCTTCTCCTAAGAGGGGTTTGTCAGCTTCCACACTTGGTCCAGAACCTCCCAGAGGAGGAGCCACTACCACTCCAGCACAAGCTGCAGGTGCCTCCGGCCTCCCCAGGGCCATTCCTCCATAAGCAGCTCCCaggagggatgggagggtgggCAGGCGACACATTTTTTCAGGGGACACAGGTCAGCTGGGGTGCCAGCCAGAGACTCCTCAGTGCCAGCCTCTGTGTCCATCTCTGTGTCCCTGCGCATGTGTCCATTTGGGTGTGGGaggcgccgtgtgtgtgtgtgtgtgtgtgtgtgtgtgtgtcggagtggggtgggaggctgagccagagccaggggagatggggaggaCTCCCACACAGCGCAGGGGCCAGCTGAATTCTGGGACCGGCAGGGGctgctcagagcctggaggctTTGCTACACCACCTGGTGCAGAAGGGGCAGCAACGTGTGTGAGTGTGGGGGCTCCTGAAAAGTTCCTGCCCGCAGGCTTCCTGCCCGCTGGGTCCGCGCCCGCCCGGGGCAGCGGGGAGCAGCCAGGGGGGCAGCAGGGCGCCGCGACAGGGCGGGGGGAGGATGGGGCCGCGCGCAGCACGCTGACAGCGGGCAGGTGGACCTCCGGGGTGCACGCCCGCGAGCCCGAGTGGAGGGGGGTGTGGAGGGCGCGAGAGGCGGCCGGACCAGGAAACACAcatgcagcccccccccccgccccaatctcCCTGCTCGGCACCGCGCCCCCCGGGACCTGCGCCCACAGGGATGCCCGGGTCGCCGCCCGCGCTCCCGCTCGGGTACCTTGGTCCGAACTTGCTCGGGCTTCCACTGCGGTCGCAGCTCCTGGATGAGGCGCAGGGCGCCGGGCAGGATGTCCTCCGGGTGCACCGAGATCCCGAAGCAGGGAACGGCGGCCCGCGGGGGGCCCGGAGGCTCCCGGCAACGCGCGCCGGCCGCCGCGCTCTCCTCCATGCCCCATGGGCACTGCGGGCCGGGCGCCGGCCTCCGCAGGTAAAAGGGCGAGCGCGGCACGGGAGCCGAAGGGGGCGCAGCCATTCCCGGGGCCGCCCCCTCGGAGCCGCCGCGCGCACGCTCGCCCGGCGGaggggggccagctggggggcggcgtcggcggggaggggccggggtCAGGCCATGCCTCGGGAGCCCCTTCCCGCCGCGCCCGCCTCctcgccgcccgccgccccggggACGCCGGGGCCGGCCGCAGCTGTGACATCACGGGCGCGGGCCGCGGGGCGGGGGCCGTGGGAACGCCCCCTCCGCGCCCTCCTCCCCCGCGCGGCCCCGGGCCGGGAAGCGCTCCCAGCCGCTCTCGGCCGCTCCGGCCGCCGCTACCTGGAGCCtggagcgcggggcggggggaCGCCCCCGGGGGAGGCCCgggcgtgggggcggggccgggacaTGACGCAagagcgggggcggggcggggccgtggCCTTGACTGAGGGCGGGGCGCTTGGAAGGCCTGCGGCTCGGGCCGTCTCCCCCGCACCCTGgggcacccccacctccacccaaggCTTGCTCCCTTGCTTTCGAGGCAGTAAGGTGGCTGCCTACCTCGGCTGGAGCCTCTCTCTCTGGGgcaggccgggggaggggggctcttCCTGCGCCCCCACCCTGTTCTGTGTCGGGGAATCTGGCCGCGACCCAGAAGATTGGGTGGCCCACCTCTGCCCAGCTCTCTGCCTCCAGTCCCTGGACCCCTGGGAAAAGGCTCTGAACCCCTGCCGCATTTCTATGGCGGTTCCTTGCAGGGAAGCCCCCAGGCAAATAtcgccctacacacacacacacacacacacacacacacacgcacgcacacacacacagggagagggGACACTGGGGGATgcatgttgggggtggggtgctcaTGAGTATCTCACTAGTTACCAGCCTGGTGGGGGAGCTCTTACTGCCCCACCCAGAAAACTCCTAAAGAGAAGGGGCCCTTTTCTCTTCCCCAAGTTGTCTCTCCGTCCTGTTCCTGAGCCTCTCGCCCCCAAGGCCCCATCACTCCTGCTGTGCAGACTCCAGCTCTGCCCAGAGGAACTTCTGTGATGATGGGAACGTTCTATAGAGTGTTGTCCAGTGCAGTGGCCACTAGCCCCATGTGACTCTCCTGCACTTGAAATATGACTAGTGTGACAGTTAATTTCAATGTCAATAGCCGTATGTGGTTATCCTATTGGACAGTGTAGGAGATGATGGGGGGCTGCATACTTCAGGCCAGGGTGCCCCAGCACGTGGCGCTGGAAGGGCACTGCTGCTGACTGTCATTTTTGCGGTAAGGAGATAAAGCAAGGCAGGCGAAGTCAGAGAATCATGCTCTTGGTTCTGCAGAAGGACACTGCCCAGGTGGGGATGCTGTCCTGGAGGAGACTGGGGTCCCCATAATCCTGAGAGGCTGCGTTCTAGAGGTGTGAGGTTCGCCCGGACCTGGTCAGGTTACTCAGTCAGTGCCTCCCCTTTTTGGTCAAAAGAGGGGTGAGCAGCTACCATGAAGAGGGGCAGCATCTGTGGCTTTAGGTGGCCACTGGCCCTCGTTACCTGAGCTGGACATCCCTGCAGATGGCCCAGGGGTAGGAGTAGGAGGAGGCTCAGCCTGTCCCAAGTCCAGGAGGTGGAGAGAGCGTGTATGTCTGTGctgagggtgtgtgtgttggggtgggggtggggggctctccCTGTCACATTTGCCTGCATGGGGGGCGGGTGGAAAGCCCCTAAGACCCAAGCCTCATGGGCTGGGTTCCAGTCTTGCTTTTTCACACGTCACTGAGTGCTCTCAGCCAAATGCCTTccgttctctgagcctcagtttccccacatgtAAAAGGGGAGGATCGATCAGATCGCTGGCGTTCCACCTTTTTAGGTGATGGGGCCTTGGACTCCACTGGgacgggggtggggatggggccgcTGGGTCCTTGGTGCTGGAGAGGCAGGCCTGGCTAGCTCATCAGGGCACAGCCTGAGCAGGGGGCTGGCTTCCGTGGCTGCGAACATCTTGCTGATCCACAGCCTACGGTCACAGCATTCGCCTTGGTCCTGGAGGGGCCggaggggggaaggggctggCGTGCTGCACACTTCCCACCCAAGGTTGTGTAAACAAGTCCACTTGAGCCCTGCAGACGTCAGGTGAGTGTGTTTGTTATTCTGGGCCACATTCCTGTCTGGACATGATCACGCGGTTGCCCCTCCCTCCATTTCCAGCCCGAGTGGACCCAGGTACAATAGGGCTGTGAACATGAAGTCTTTATTCTGTTTGTCCTCAAAGCAGGGAAGagccggggctggggcggggcaagCACCCAGGAGGAGCTCGATGTCCTGTCCCCTCCCACGAGGACACAGGCGTGCTCAGAGGAGGCTCCAGCTCCGGGCTAGGGCCGCTGGCGGCCGCAGGGCCCGCAGAGGGCCTCAGTGGGCCAGAGCAAAGCCAATTCGATTGTTACGCCGATCAAATTCCGTGTAGAACTTGCGGATGaagctggcacccaggacccagacaggCCCAGTGGGCGGTGGGATGTCCAGCCCGTGGAGGGCCAGGGTGCACAGGTCATCATTACCGTAGGGGTCCTGGCGGGAGGCACCGGGGTTT from Myotis daubentonii chromosome 18, mMyoDau2.1, whole genome shotgun sequence includes:
- the ETNK2 gene encoding ethanolamine kinase 2, with the translated sequence MAAPPSAPVPRSPFYLRRPAPGPQCPWGMEESAAAGARCREPPGPPRAAVPCFGISVHPEDILPGALRLIQELRPQWKPEQVRTKRFTDGITNKLVACYVEEDMRDCVLVRVYGERTELLVDRENEVRNFQLLRAHGCAPKLYCTFQNGLCYEYMRGVALGPEHIREPRLFRLIALEMAKIHTIHTNGSLPKPTLWHKMHTYFTLVKNEISPSLSADVPALEVLEQELAWLEEHLSQLGSPVVFCHNDLLCKNIIYDSTKGHVRFIDYEYAGYNYQAFDIGNHFNEFAGVNEVDYCLYPARETQLQWLRYYLQAQKGMAVTSSEVQRLYVQVNKFALASHFLWALWALIQNQFSTIDFDFLRYAVIRFNQYFKVKPQVSALEMPK